The proteins below come from a single Hyperolius riggenbachi isolate aHypRig1 chromosome 8, aHypRig1.pri, whole genome shotgun sequence genomic window:
- the LOC137528407 gene encoding E3 SUMO-protein ligase ZBED1-like, giving the protein MLPEEDFHQPQIMQAEASEMQPAESRNMQDADPKMHRRSNMQEEEIELHKSMQATEPQQTAERILLHPPNKKVKSAAWEHFGYPKNDRGFVMEDGFPVCRNCGRKVAAKGGNTSNMFAHLREHHPSVSHSLQHSKDEAKKTEYSSTVQPTVMQSFIKGTKLDPKSKQAKDLNRAVAYFIAKDMMPLRLVEKPGFLHLMKKAIPLYKVPSRTYFSSNEIPRMYKEVRSSVEQQLKEAMWYAVTTDLWTSSSGGGEPFISFTVHYLSSDWKLICHCLETLFFPEDHTAEHISEMFDNILQDWNLPKESLCGITTDNASNMKKAFLEFPCVWLTCFGHNLNLAINKVLKMQRVESAVRACRHLVQGFSRSWKKKRDLKKKQSDLELPEHALIHDVVTRWGSTFEMISRFLEQQQAVCAVLAIDRGTWHLMPKDSDIATLENVNKILQPLHELTDALASEKRVTLSSLTPILEHIGNEILKEQTEDSILTSQMKTIMREDLLEGRYTESMQRVLHISCLLDPRFKRSFCKNLDDTVEACIEEAENLAPMSHSLEESTPVNEGAEGTESRSTTSCTSTTTTTKKEKGLSGLLQRITSSRQNKATLRNENIHEKVLSEVSMYISLPTISSDADPLSWWKMHRQEMPLLANVARKYLCIPATSVPSERIFSTSGHILSPQRSRMSPETLNMLTFLHHNLA; this is encoded by the exons ATGCTTCCTGAGGAGGATTTCCACCAGCCACAGATCATGCAGGCTGAGGCATCAGAAATGCAGCCAGCTGAGTCAAGAAATATGCAGGATGCTGATCCTAAGATGCACAGAAGAAGTAATATGCAGGAAGAGGAAATTGAGCTACACAAAAGCATGCAGGCAACAGAGCCACAGCAAACGGCAGAAAGAATCCTGCTCCATCCACCAAATAAAAAAGTCAAATCTGCAGCATGGGAACATTTTGGATATCCCAAAAACGACCGTGGCTTTGTCATGGAGGACGGATTTCCAGTATGTCGCAATTGTGGGCGAAAAGTGGCTGCCAAAGGAGGAAACACCTCGAACATGTTTGCTCATCTCCGAGAACACCATCCCTCTGTGTCTCACTCTCTACAACATAGCAAG GATGAAGCTAAGAAGACTGAATATTCCAGCACTGTTCAACCAACTGTCATGCAGTCATTTATAAAGGGAACAAAATTAGACCCCAAGTCTAAACAAGCCAAAGATTTAAACCGTGCTGTGGCATACTTCATTGCCAAGGACATGATGCCCTTAAGATTAGTGGAAAAACCTGGCTTTCTACACCTGATGAAAAAGGCCATCCCACTGTACAAGGTGCCATCAAGAACATACTTTTCCAGTAATGAAATACCTCGCATGTACAAAGAAGTGAGATCCAGTGTTGAACAACAGCTGAAGGAAGCTATGTGGTATGCAGTCACCACAGACCTGTGGACCAGTAGCAGTGGAGGAGGGGAACCATTCATTAGTTTTACAGTCCACTACCTCTCTTCAGATTGGAAACTGATATGTCATTGCTTGGAGACTCTCTTTTTTCCAGAAGACCACACTGCAGAACACATCTCTGAAATGTTTGACAACATTCTCCAAGATTGGAATCTTCCAAAGGAAAGCCTGTGTGGAATTACTACAGACAACGCGTCAAATATGAAGAAGGCCTTTTTAGAGTTCCCTTGTGTTTGGCTCACATGTTTTGGACACAATTTAAATTTGGCCATTAACAAAGTCTTGAAAATGCAAAGGGTAGAATCAGCTGTCAGAGCCTGCCGACATTTAGTACAGGGTTTTTCTAGGAGTTGGAAAAAGaaaagagatttaaaaaagaaacagtCAGACCTGGAACTTCCTGAGCATGCCCTAATCCATGATGTGGTAACAAGGTGGGGATCTACATTTGAGATGATCTCCAGGTTCCTGGAACAGCAACAGGCTGTCTGCGCAGTGCTGGCCATTGACCGAGGTACATGGCACCTCATGCCAAAAGACAGCGACATTGCCACTCTTGAGAATGTCAACAAGATTCTTCAACCACTTCATGAGCTCACTGATGCCCTTGCCTCTGAGAAACGGGTCACACTGTCCTCACTCACACCAATACTTGAGCACATTGGCAATGAAATCCTTAAGGAGCAAACTGAAGACAGCATACTTACCTCACAGATGAAGACTATAATGAGGGAAGACTTGCTAGAAGGGAGATACACAGAGTCAATGCAACGTGTGTTGCACATCTCCTGCTTACTAGATCCGCGATTTAAGAGAAGCTTTTGTAAAAACCTGGATGACACAGTTGAGGCATGTATTGAAGAAGCTGAGAATCTTGCACCAATGTCACACTCACTAGAAGAATCCACTCCAGTAAATGAAGGAGCAGAGGGAACAGAAAGCCGTAGCACTACCAGTTGTAccagtaccaccaccaccactaagaAAGAGAAGGGTCTATCTGGGTTGCTACAGCGAATCACATCATCCCGGCAGAACAAGGCAACATTAAGAAATGAAAACATTCATGAAAAAGTGCTGTCCGAAGTGTCCATGTACATATCTCTTCCTACTATCAGCAGTGACGCTGACCCTCTTTCTTGGTGGAAAATGCATAGGCAAGAAATGCCTCTTCTGGCAAATGTGGCAAGAAAGTATCTCTGCATACCTGCAACAAGCGTGCCTTCAGAGAGAATCTTTAGTACCAGCGGACATATCCTGTCTCCTCAGCGGTCAAGGATGAGCCCTGAAACTCTCAACATGCTTACATTTCTTCACCATAACCTGGCCTAA